In Rattus rattus isolate New Zealand chromosome 9, Rrattus_CSIRO_v1, whole genome shotgun sequence, a genomic segment contains:
- the LOC116910378 gene encoding WAP four-disulfide core domain protein 18-like, protein MKTATVLLLVALITMSMNMAYALFSSKKIVKPGACPMISPIPAGISVNQCSGDESCPKMKKCCPRHNDQGK, encoded by the exons ATGAAGACAGCCACAGTCTTGCTTCTGGTGGCTTTGATCACCATGAGCATGAATATGGCCTACgctctgttttcttctaaaa AAATAGTAAAGCCTGGAGCTTGTCCCATGATATCACCAATACCAGCTGGCATTAGTGTTAATCAGTGCTCAGGAGATGAATCGTGCCCCAAAATGAAGAAGTGCTGTCCTA gacacaatgaccaaggcaagtgA